Below is a genomic region from Microcoleus sp. bin38.metabat.b11b12b14.051.
GTATTTCTGCTTCCCAACCCAAAAACTCGTAGAAACCCGGTTTCTTGCCCCGGGCGTAAATCTCAGTAGCTGTAGGGTGCGTCGCCTGAGAAAATCCCTAAATTCAACAGATATTCTCATAGCGACGCACCTGATAAACACCGTTGAGAAATGGTATAAGGTGCGTCGCTGTGAGATTGTCGATATTCAGATGAGATTTTCTCAGGCGACGCACCCTACGACTACTTACTGTAGGGTGCGTCGCCGTCGAAAATCCCTAAATTCAACAGATATTCTCATAGCGACGCACCTAACAAACTACGACTACTTACTATTATCAAAAATCATGCAATAGTAGCTGTAGGGTGCGTCGCCTGAGAAAATCCCTAAATTCAACAGATATTCTCATAGCGACGCACCTGATAAACACCGTTGAGAAATGGTATGAGGTGCGTCGCTGTGAGATTGTCGATATTCAGATGAGATTTTCCTCGGGCGACGAACCCTACGACTACTTATTAATCTGAATCAGGTATAAGGTGCGTCGCTGTGAGATTGTCGATATTCAGATGAGATTTTTCTCGGGCGACGCACCCTACGACTACTTACTAATCTGAATCAGAGTCTAAAGCAGCGCTAGACAGCATCAACCTCGGCCAAACCAATAAGAAAAATCCCATCCAAGCCAATAAAGGAATCGCGACTAAAACAGTTATCCAAACTGTTTTTAGCAAAAACCAACTACCAGAAATCAGACTCGTTCCAGTCAACAGAATCGACCAAGGCTGACACCACCAAGGTTTGTAATTCCAAGGACTAATAGCTTTTTGATCAGAAATAGATTTCATGTTTTTAGTAATTTTTACTATATAATAACAGAGTTAGCTCCATTAACCTAATTTAAACATTCATCACCTGTTCGGCTGTCAGCGTTAATTCTGGAAAAGTCCGCGACACAATTCTATCGCTACCTTTAAATGCAGTTGTTTGATAGTTACCGTCTGCATCCAGAAGGTGGACAAATATAGTCGCAACTTTGGGCTTTCCGATGAATTTAGAGCTAGCAATTGCTAAATAATCGACAACCCAATATTCGGCAATTCCCAGACGCTGATACTCATCCAATTTATGAATATAATCGACGTTCCAATTCATTGATGTTACCTCCACCGCTAACTGAATTGGTTCATGCACAGCAGCATAGGCAGAACGGTCAGAATACCACAAATCGCGATCGATCACGCTGACATCTGGTCTCCGCCCTTGTTCGACTCCAGCTTGAGTTACAGTTCTGATAGCTGTTTTGCTTGTTACTACATAATTTAAGCTCAGGTTTTTTATTTGAGCGTGAAAAGAGTCTAAGATGCCGTCAGCAACATCAATATGATTTCTGGTTGGAAATATTTCGATAATCTCTCCGTTCACCAGTTCGTATAATCCATCTTCGGGACATTCT
It encodes:
- a CDS encoding DUF6737 family protein, yielding MKSISDQKAISPWNYKPWWCQPWSILLTGTSLISGSWFLLKTVWITVLVAIPLLAWMGFFLLVWPRLMLSSAALDSDSD
- a CDS encoding Uma2 family endonuclease encodes the protein MIATVTKKNTFDQFLVECPEDGLYELVNGEIIEIFPTRNHIDVADGILDSFHAQIKNLSLNYVVTSKTAIRTVTQAGVEQGRRPDVSVIDRDLWYSDRSAYAAVHEPIQLAVEVTSMNWNVDYIHKLDEYQRLGIAEYWVVDYLAIASSKFIGKPKVATIFVHLLDADGNYQTTAFKGSDRIVSRTFPELTLTAEQVMNV